One window of Mesorhizobium sp. WSM4904 genomic DNA carries:
- a CDS encoding DUF952 domain-containing protein yields the protein MSQIIYKIAPEALWREAERNGRFAGAPIDIADGFIHFSTAAQVSETAAKHFAGQTDLLLIAVDGARLGEALKYEVSRGGALFPHLYAPLDLDAVLWVKPLPLGADGSHRFPTLEDE from the coding sequence ATGTCTCAGATTATCTACAAGATCGCGCCCGAGGCGCTATGGCGCGAAGCGGAGCGCAACGGACGCTTTGCCGGAGCGCCGATCGATATCGCCGACGGCTTCATCCACTTCTCGACGGCGGCGCAGGTCAGCGAGACGGCAGCCAAGCATTTCGCCGGCCAGACGGACCTGCTTCTGATCGCAGTCGACGGTGCGCGGCTGGGCGAGGCGCTGAAATACGAAGTCTCGCGCGGCGGCGCCTTGTTCCCGCATCTCTACGCTCCACTCGACCTCGACGCCGTTCTTTGGGTCAAGCCGCTGCCGCTCGGCGCGGACGGCTCGCATCGGTTTCCGACGCTGGAGGACGAATGA
- a CDS encoding quinone-dependent dihydroorotate dehydrogenase, whose protein sequence is MSVLDRIGQRLLFSFDPETAHGMSIAALRCGLPVASPPSQDARLKARLCGLDFPNPLGMAAGYDKNAEVPDALLKLGFGFAEVGTITPLPQPGNPKPRIFRLTADEAVINRLGFNNEGQAVAEKRLAARKGRGGIVGVNIGANKDSADRIGDYERGVTRFAPYASYLTVNISSPNTPGLRNMQAREQLGELLSRVTAARATASAQPPIFLKIAPDLVEAELEDIAAEVVEKTIDGVIVSNTTLSRTGLRSASLASEAGGLSGKPLFERSTAVLARMRELLGPQMAIIGVGGVDSAETALEKIRAGADLVQLYTGMIYAGPALPGRIVAGMARFADRERLKSIRELRDTGCANWSRRL, encoded by the coding sequence ATGAGCGTGCTCGACCGGATCGGCCAAAGACTGCTTTTCTCTTTCGATCCGGAAACCGCGCACGGCATGTCGATCGCGGCGCTGAGATGCGGCCTGCCGGTTGCCTCGCCTCCCAGCCAAGACGCACGACTCAAGGCCAGGCTTTGCGGGCTCGATTTCCCGAACCCGCTCGGCATGGCGGCCGGCTATGACAAGAATGCCGAGGTGCCGGACGCGCTGCTCAAGCTCGGCTTCGGCTTCGCCGAGGTCGGCACGATCACGCCGCTGCCGCAGCCGGGAAACCCGAAGCCGCGCATCTTCCGGCTGACGGCCGACGAGGCGGTGATCAACCGGCTGGGCTTCAACAATGAGGGCCAGGCTGTCGCCGAAAAGCGGCTCGCGGCGCGCAAGGGCCGCGGCGGCATCGTCGGCGTCAACATCGGCGCCAACAAGGACAGCGCCGACCGCATCGGCGACTATGAGCGCGGCGTGACCCGCTTCGCGCCCTACGCCTCCTATCTCACCGTCAACATCTCCTCGCCCAACACGCCCGGCCTGCGCAACATGCAGGCGCGCGAGCAGCTCGGCGAGCTGCTGTCGCGCGTGACTGCGGCGCGCGCGACAGCGTCGGCGCAGCCGCCGATCTTCCTCAAGATCGCGCCGGACCTCGTCGAAGCGGAATTGGAAGACATCGCCGCCGAGGTCGTCGAGAAAACTATCGACGGGGTCATCGTTTCCAATACGACGCTCTCGCGGACGGGGTTGCGGAGCGCAAGCCTCGCGAGCGAAGCCGGCGGGCTGTCGGGCAAGCCGCTTTTCGAGCGCTCGACCGCGGTGCTCGCCCGGATGCGCGAGCTGCTCGGTCCGCAGATGGCCATCATCGGCGTCGGCGGCGTCGACTCGGCGGAAACCGCGCTTGAGAAGATCCGCGCCGGCGCCGACCTGGTCCAACTCTACACCGGCATGATCTATGCCGGCCCGGCGCTGCCAGGCCGCATCGTCGCCGGCATGGCGCGCTTCGCGGATCGCGAGCGGCTCAAATCGATCCGAGAGCTGCGCGATACAGGCTGCGCAAACTGGTCCAGACGACTCTGA
- a CDS encoding cysteine synthase family protein codes for MAEVLNSVVDSIGRTPLVRLDRLTAQAGVKGGILAKLEYLNPGFSKKDRAALGIIEEAERSGAIKPGQTVVELTSGNMGTGLAIICAVRGYPFVAVMSKGNSEERARMMTALGAEVILVDQLPGSMPGQVSGGDLALVEQTARAVTAERGAYRADQFHRDGNWLAHYHGTGPEIWDASDGAVDAFVDFVGSGGTYAGVARALKERNPLIKCFIVEPEGAAAAAGETVTQPEHPIQGGGYAMPDLAFLKNVPVDGYLQVSGDEARQATRLLARSEGIFGGFSSGANVAAALRLLNGDQSGKTIAIVVCDSGLKYLSTDLWS; via the coding sequence ATGGCCGAGGTTCTGAACTCCGTCGTAGACTCGATCGGTCGAACCCCATTGGTCCGGCTCGACAGGCTGACGGCGCAGGCGGGCGTCAAGGGCGGAATCCTCGCCAAGCTGGAATACCTCAACCCGGGCTTTTCAAAAAAGGATCGCGCGGCGCTTGGAATAATCGAGGAAGCCGAAAGATCCGGTGCCATCAAACCGGGACAAACGGTGGTCGAGCTGACCTCCGGAAACATGGGCACTGGCCTCGCGATCATCTGTGCGGTCAGGGGCTACCCTTTCGTCGCAGTGATGTCGAAGGGCAACTCCGAAGAGCGCGCGCGGATGATGACGGCGCTTGGCGCGGAAGTGATTCTGGTGGACCAACTGCCAGGGTCGATGCCGGGGCAGGTATCAGGTGGCGATCTGGCGCTTGTCGAGCAGACCGCCAGGGCGGTGACGGCTGAACGGGGCGCGTATCGCGCCGATCAGTTCCATCGCGACGGGAACTGGCTTGCGCACTATCACGGGACCGGGCCGGAAATCTGGGACGCCAGTGATGGCGCCGTCGATGCATTCGTCGACTTCGTCGGCTCGGGCGGAACATATGCGGGGGTAGCGAGGGCACTCAAGGAACGCAATCCCCTGATCAAGTGCTTCATCGTCGAGCCTGAGGGCGCCGCAGCCGCCGCGGGAGAGACGGTCACCCAACCTGAACACCCCATTCAAGGCGGCGGCTATGCGATGCCGGACCTGGCATTCCTGAAGAATGTGCCTGTCGATGGCTATCTTCAGGTTTCCGGTGACGAGGCACGTCAGGCCACGCGCTTGCTCGCGCGCAGCGAAGGCATCTTCGGCGGTTTCTCTTCCGGAGCGAATGTGGCCGCTGCGCTGCGTCTTCTAAACGGCGATCAATCAGGCAAGACGATAGCCATCGTCGTTTGCGACTCCGGGCTGAAATACCTATCGACCGACCTCTGGAGCTAA
- a CDS encoding MATE family efflux transporter has protein sequence MDKGATEINARSFNVTNRSVLAIAVPMTLAYLTTPLLGIVDTGVVGQFGDAALLGGLAAGALVFDVVFTTFNFLRSGTTGLVAQAFGRGDQLEEQAVLWRAVLIAVVAGVALAALAPLFAVAGQWFMGAEPRVSAAMSVYIRIRLLAAPFSLVNYAILGYVLGRGEGGLGLMLQAVLNGINILLCFLLGLELGWGVAGVAWATVTGEFLAMLLGLAIVLSRFRRLERPSRRRILDLPAYRRMLSLNRDIMIRSFSLLAAFALFTRQGAQFGTVTLAANAVLMNFFLVAGYFLDGFATAAEQLAGRAIGAQAATPFRQAVRLTLIWGFGLAAVASLVLLTAGANLVALVTTSADVRAAADAYLPWAAFTALSGVLAFQMDGVFIGATWSRDMRNMMLLSFLAFSAALITLAPAFGNSGLWAALHVFLLVRGLSLLAVLRLRVRTAF, from the coding sequence TTGGACAAGGGTGCGACCGAGATCAACGCCAGATCCTTCAACGTCACCAATCGCTCGGTGCTGGCGATTGCGGTGCCGATGACGCTTGCCTATCTGACGACGCCGCTGCTCGGTATCGTCGATACCGGCGTGGTCGGCCAGTTCGGCGACGCCGCCCTGCTCGGCGGCCTGGCCGCGGGCGCGCTGGTGTTCGACGTCGTCTTCACCACATTCAACTTCCTGCGCTCCGGCACCACCGGCCTCGTCGCACAGGCGTTCGGGCGCGGCGATCAATTGGAGGAACAGGCCGTTCTCTGGCGCGCCGTGCTGATTGCGGTCGTCGCCGGCGTCGCGCTTGCCGCCCTTGCGCCGCTCTTTGCGGTGGCCGGACAGTGGTTCATGGGCGCCGAGCCGCGCGTCAGCGCGGCGATGTCGGTCTATATCCGCATCAGGTTGCTCGCCGCTCCCTTCTCGCTCGTCAACTACGCCATATTGGGCTACGTGCTGGGGCGCGGCGAGGGTGGGCTTGGCCTTATGCTGCAGGCCGTGCTCAACGGCATCAACATCCTGCTCTGTTTCCTGCTCGGCCTCGAGCTCGGCTGGGGCGTTGCCGGCGTTGCCTGGGCGACGGTCACCGGCGAGTTCCTGGCGATGCTGCTCGGCCTAGCCATCGTGCTCAGCCGCTTCCGCAGGCTGGAGCGGCCGTCGCGCCGGCGCATCCTCGACCTGCCGGCCTACAGGCGCATGCTGTCGCTCAACCGCGACATCATGATCCGCTCCTTCTCGCTGCTCGCCGCCTTCGCGCTGTTCACCAGGCAGGGCGCGCAGTTCGGCACGGTGACGCTCGCCGCCAACGCCGTGCTGATGAACTTCTTCCTCGTCGCCGGCTATTTCCTCGACGGTTTTGCCACCGCCGCGGAGCAGTTGGCCGGCCGCGCCATCGGCGCGCAGGCGGCCACCCCTTTCCGGCAGGCCGTGCGGCTGACACTGATCTGGGGTTTTGGCCTGGCGGCCGTCGCCAGTCTTGTTCTGCTGACGGCCGGCGCCAATCTGGTGGCGCTGGTGACGACCTCGGCGGATGTGCGCGCTGCGGCCGACGCCTATCTGCCCTGGGCCGCCTTCACCGCGCTGAGCGGCGTGCTGGCCTTCCAGATGGATGGCGTCTTCATTGGCGCCACCTGGTCGCGCGACATGCGCAACATGATGCTGCTGTCGTTCCTCGCCTTCAGCGCCGCCCTCATCACGCTGGCGCCGGCCTTCGGCAACAGCGGCCTGTGGGCAGCACTTCACGTCTTCCTTTTGGTGCGCGGATTGAGCCTGCTGGCGGTGCTGCGGCTCAGGGTACGCACGGCATTTTAG
- a CDS encoding histone deacetylase: MALQIVHHPDYDAGFAVNHRFPMSKYPLLMAALRARGLAVPEALSMPEPAPAAWLKLAHAADYVDQVLACEVPARIEREIGFPVGQRVSLRAQLATAGTVLAARLALKHGIACNAAGGSHHARRAQGAGFCTFNDVAVASLALLLERAVENILIVDLDVHQGDGTADILKDEPRAFTFSMHGERNYPARKIASDLDVALPDGTGDAAYLDRLGAILPELSASGRWDIAFYNAGVDVHAEDRLGRLSLTDDGLRARDKAVIGHFRARGIPLCGVIGGGYSTDVPALAQRHAILFEVAAGFA, from the coding sequence ATGGCTTTGCAGATCGTCCACCACCCCGACTACGACGCCGGCTTTGCCGTCAACCATCGCTTTCCGATGAGCAAGTATCCGTTGCTGATGGCGGCCTTGCGCGCCCGCGGCCTGGCCGTTCCGGAAGCGCTTTCGATGCCGGAGCCGGCGCCGGCGGCGTGGCTGAAGCTCGCGCATGCGGCCGACTATGTCGACCAGGTGCTGGCCTGCGAGGTGCCGGCGAGGATCGAGCGCGAGATCGGCTTTCCGGTCGGCCAGCGCGTATCGCTCAGGGCTCAACTTGCCACCGCCGGCACGGTGTTGGCGGCGCGGCTGGCGCTGAAACACGGCATTGCCTGCAACGCCGCCGGCGGCAGCCATCATGCCAGGCGCGCGCAAGGCGCGGGCTTCTGCACCTTCAACGACGTGGCCGTCGCATCGCTGGCACTGCTTCTCGAGCGTGCAGTCGAAAACATCCTGATCGTCGATCTCGACGTGCATCAGGGCGACGGCACGGCGGACATCCTGAAGGATGAACCCCGCGCCTTCACCTTCTCCATGCATGGCGAACGCAATTATCCGGCGCGCAAGATCGCCTCCGATCTCGATGTCGCCTTGCCCGACGGCACCGGCGATGCCGCCTATCTCGACCGGCTCGGCGCCATCCTGCCGGAACTATCGGCAAGCGGGCGATGGGATATCGCCTTCTACAATGCCGGCGTCGATGTCCATGCCGAGGACCGGCTTGGCCGGCTGTCGTTGACGGATGACGGCCTGCGCGCCCGCGATAAGGCGGTGATCGGCCATTTCCGCGCTCGCGGCATCCCGCTGTGCGGCGTCATCGGCGGCGGCTATTCGACGGACGTGCCGGCGCTTGCCCAGCGCCATGCCATCCTGTTCGAGGTCGCGGCCGGCTTCGCCTAG
- a CDS encoding DUF6460 domain-containing protein, which yields MSALTRFLGDTPLRVLVKLLVVSFLVGLVMHAFGWSPMDVFYGIRQFFVDLWNLGFHAIDRFLGYILLGAAIVVPAFILLRIASYRK from the coding sequence TTGTCCGCACTGACACGCTTCCTCGGCGATACGCCACTCAGGGTGCTCGTGAAGCTGCTGGTGGTTTCCTTCCTCGTCGGCCTCGTCATGCACGCCTTCGGCTGGAGCCCGATGGATGTGTTCTATGGCATCCGCCAGTTCTTCGTCGATTTGTGGAATCTCGGCTTCCACGCCATCGACCGCTTCCTGGGCTATATCCTGCTCGGCGCCGCGATCGTCGTGCCGGCCTTCATCCTGCTCAGGATCGCCAGCTACAGGAAGTGA
- a CDS encoding protamine-2 (modular protein), translating into MERRLFLTGMLGVAGAAALASLAGPAKAVAGIPKGNGILDELDKPDPAIYEEDDQADLLQPAQYYYRRRYYRDRYYRRRRRRVWRRVCRRYWRYGRRHVRCWRRRVWIGFYL; encoded by the coding sequence ATGGAACGTCGGTTGTTTCTGACTGGAATGCTTGGCGTTGCGGGGGCGGCAGCGCTTGCAAGCCTGGCCGGACCAGCCAAGGCGGTTGCCGGCATCCCCAAGGGCAACGGAATTCTCGATGAATTGGACAAGCCGGATCCGGCCATCTACGAGGAGGATGACCAGGCCGATTTGCTGCAGCCGGCTCAGTATTACTACCGCCGTCGATACTACCGCGATCGGTACTACCGCCGCCGCCGGCGGCGCGTTTGGAGACGGGTCTGCCGCCGCTACTGGCGCTATGGCCGGCGTCACGTCCGCTGCTGGCGCCGCCGCGTCTGGATCGGCTTCTACCTCTGA
- a CDS encoding LysR family transcriptional regulator gives MAALRDPDAISVSYEKLPGDGETLLRSGLSLRHMRMIAALDDHGRVSAAAQVMNISQPAASRMIAEMEAVLDVMLCERLPRGVTLTPYGQALARRARSILLEMREADREISELKAGKGGSVFLGAVTAPAIELAVPAIREIRRIYPRIEITMQVETSNVLARELIASRHDFIIARIPDDLNPRLFESRVIGIEKACLIVRRGHPLASGKMVGLEETAAYDWVFQSGGSPLRQAMESNFLNRNIPLPDRILNTSSLLLTLVMVAQSDAIAPVSVQVAKFIQSADGLSGAIDVVQTEFDIEVRPYSLITVKNRVLSPAAKMLHDFILREVG, from the coding sequence ATGGCGGCGCTGCGCGATCCTGATGCGATTTCAGTAAGTTACGAGAAGCTCCCGGGAGACGGGGAGACGCTTCTGCGCAGCGGCTTGAGCCTGCGCCATATGCGCATGATCGCCGCGCTCGACGATCACGGACGGGTGAGCGCCGCCGCCCAGGTCATGAACATCTCCCAGCCGGCCGCCTCGCGCATGATCGCCGAGATGGAGGCGGTGCTCGACGTTATGTTGTGCGAGCGCCTGCCGCGCGGCGTGACGCTGACCCCTTACGGCCAGGCGCTCGCCAGGCGCGCCCGCTCGATTCTGCTCGAGATGCGCGAGGCCGACCGCGAGATTTCGGAGCTCAAGGCCGGCAAGGGTGGCTCGGTGTTCCTCGGCGCCGTGACCGCGCCGGCGATCGAATTGGCCGTGCCGGCGATTCGCGAGATCCGCCGCATCTACCCGCGCATCGAGATCACCATGCAGGTCGAGACCTCGAACGTGCTCGCCCGCGAGCTTATCGCGTCGCGCCACGATTTCATCATCGCCCGCATTCCCGACGACCTCAACCCGCGGCTGTTCGAATCGCGCGTCATCGGCATCGAGAAGGCTTGCCTGATCGTGCGCCGCGGCCATCCGCTCGCCAGCGGCAAGATGGTCGGTCTGGAGGAGACGGCCGCCTATGACTGGGTCTTCCAGTCCGGCGGGTCGCCGCTGCGCCAGGCGATGGAAAGCAATTTCCTGAATCGCAACATCCCGCTTCCCGACCGCATCCTCAACACCTCTTCGCTGCTCTTGACGCTGGTGATGGTGGCGCAATCCGACGCTATCGCCCCCGTTTCGGTCCAGGTGGCCAAGTTCATCCAGAGCGCCGACGGGCTGTCGGGGGCGATCGACGTCGTGCAGACCGAATTCGACATCGAGGTCAGGCCCTACAGCCTGATCACGGTCAAGAACCGCGTGCTCTCGCCCGCCGCCAAGATGCTGCACGACTTCATTTTGCGTGAAGTGGGGTAA
- the chvE gene encoding multiple monosaccharide ABC transporter substrate-binding protein, giving the protein MKIIKTLAAIAALGIAATTYSAHAADKGLVGVLMPTKTSQRWINDGDAVKSQLEALGYTVDLQYAQDDIPNQLSQLENEITKGPKALIIASIDGTTMADALQKANDAGVVTIAYDRLIKKTPNVDYYTTFDNFGVGVIQANSLVKGLKERFPNTKPWNVELFGGSPDDNNAFFFYNGAMSVLQPLIDDGSIKIKSGQMGMDKVGTLRWLAATAQARMDNLLSANYSDGSRVDGVLSPYDGLSRGITASLRAVGYGTDAQPWPIVTGQDAETASVKLIISGEQYSTVFKDTRELAKSTVELVDKVLSGGKPEGLDTKTYNNDVKVVPSILLTPVEVDKSNYEKLVVDSGYIKAEELK; this is encoded by the coding sequence GTGAAGATCATCAAGACGCTGGCCGCCATCGCGGCCCTTGGCATTGCCGCCACGACCTATTCGGCGCATGCAGCCGACAAGGGTCTCGTCGGCGTGCTGATGCCGACCAAGACCTCGCAGCGCTGGATCAACGACGGCGACGCCGTCAAGTCCCAGCTCGAAGCGCTCGGCTACACGGTCGACCTGCAGTATGCGCAGGACGATATCCCGAACCAGCTCAGTCAGCTGGAAAACGAAATCACCAAGGGTCCGAAGGCGCTGATCATCGCTTCGATCGACGGCACCACGATGGCCGATGCGCTGCAGAAGGCCAACGATGCGGGCGTGGTCACCATCGCCTATGACCGCCTGATCAAGAAGACCCCGAATGTCGACTACTACACCACCTTCGACAATTTCGGCGTCGGCGTCATCCAGGCGAATTCCCTGGTCAAGGGCCTCAAGGAGCGCTTCCCGAACACCAAGCCGTGGAACGTCGAGCTGTTCGGCGGCTCGCCCGACGACAACAACGCCTTCTTCTTCTACAACGGCGCGATGTCGGTCCTGCAGCCGCTGATCGACGACGGCTCGATCAAAATCAAGTCCGGCCAGATGGGCATGGACAAGGTCGGTACGCTGCGCTGGCTCGCCGCCACCGCGCAGGCTCGCATGGACAACCTGCTCTCGGCCAACTACTCGGACGGCAGCCGCGTCGATGGTGTTCTGTCGCCCTATGACGGCCTGTCGCGCGGCATCACAGCCTCGCTGCGCGCCGTCGGTTACGGCACCGACGCGCAGCCCTGGCCGATCGTGACCGGCCAGGATGCCGAGACCGCCTCGGTCAAGCTGATCATCTCGGGCGAGCAGTATTCGACGGTGTTCAAGGACACCCGCGAGCTGGCCAAGTCAACCGTGGAGCTGGTCGACAAGGTGCTCTCGGGCGGCAAGCCTGAGGGCCTCGACACCAAGACTTACAACAACGATGTCAAGGTCGTTCCCTCGATCCTCCTGACGCCGGTTGAGGTCGACAAGTCGAACTACGAGAAGCTGGTCGTCGACTCCGGCTACATCAAGGCCGAAGAGCTGAAGTAA
- the mmsA gene encoding multiple monosaccharide ABC transporter ATP-binding protein → MTSTILEMRDITKTFPGVKALSNVNLSVEEGEIHAIVGENGAGKSTLMKVLSGVYPSGTYEGEIVFRGQECHFKGIHDSEHIGIVIIHQELALVPMLSIAENIFLGNEHATYGVIDWNANEKRTGALLKKVGLKEDPKTLITNIGVGKQQLVEIAKALSKEVKLLILDEPTASLSEKDSQALLDLLLEFKRQGMTSILISHKLNEVNRVADKVTVIRDGRTIETLPRKEISEDRIITSMVGRSLDDRYPPREPQIGDVIFEVKNWSVYHPIHAERQVIKNINLNVRKGEVVGIAGLMGAGRTEFAMSLFGRSYGRHITGEVSLHGKPIDLSSVSKAVENRIAYVTEDRKTYGLNLIDHIKHNVTLANLGGVSSRGAIDDMREMSVANDYRKKTNIRASSVYQLTGNLSGGNQQKVVLSKWLFADPEVLILDEPTRGIDVGAKYEIYTIIARLAAEGKAIIVISSEMPELLGISDRIYVMNEGRIVGEMAASDASQEKIMRAIVRGEGKAS, encoded by the coding sequence ATGACCTCGACGATTTTGGAGATGCGCGACATCACCAAGACGTTCCCCGGCGTCAAGGCGCTGTCGAACGTCAACCTCAGCGTCGAGGAAGGAGAAATCCATGCCATCGTCGGCGAGAACGGCGCCGGCAAGTCGACGCTGATGAAGGTGCTTTCGGGTGTCTATCCGTCCGGCACCTATGAAGGCGAGATCGTCTTCCGCGGCCAGGAGTGCCACTTCAAGGGCATCCACGACAGCGAGCATATCGGCATCGTCATCATCCACCAGGAGCTTGCCCTGGTGCCGATGCTGTCGATCGCGGAAAACATCTTCCTCGGCAACGAGCACGCCACCTACGGCGTCATCGACTGGAACGCCAACGAGAAGCGCACCGGCGCGCTGCTCAAAAAGGTCGGCCTCAAGGAAGATCCCAAGACGCTGATCACCAATATCGGCGTCGGCAAGCAGCAATTGGTCGAGATCGCCAAGGCGCTTAGCAAGGAAGTGAAGCTCCTGATCCTCGACGAGCCGACCGCTTCGCTCAGCGAGAAGGACAGCCAGGCGCTGCTCGATCTGCTGCTCGAGTTCAAGCGCCAGGGCATGACGTCGATCCTGATCTCGCACAAGCTCAACGAGGTGAACCGCGTCGCCGACAAGGTGACGGTGATCCGCGACGGACGCACGATCGAAACCCTGCCCAGGAAGGAGATCAGCGAGGACCGCATCATCACCTCGATGGTCGGCCGTTCGCTCGACGACCGCTATCCGCCACGCGAGCCGCAGATCGGCGACGTCATTTTCGAAGTGAAGAACTGGTCGGTCTACCATCCGATCCACGCCGAACGGCAGGTCATCAAGAACATCAACCTCAATGTGCGCAAGGGCGAGGTGGTCGGCATCGCCGGGCTGATGGGCGCCGGCCGCACCGAATTCGCGATGAGCCTGTTCGGCCGCTCCTATGGCCGGCACATCACCGGGGAGGTGTCGCTCCACGGCAAGCCGATCGACCTCTCGTCGGTGAGCAAGGCGGTGGAGAACCGCATCGCCTATGTCACCGAGGACCGCAAGACCTACGGCCTCAACCTCATCGACCACATCAAGCACAACGTGACTTTGGCCAACCTGGGCGGCGTCTCCAGCCGCGGCGCCATCGACGACATGCGCGAGATGAGCGTCGCCAACGACTACCGCAAGAAGACCAACATCCGCGCCTCCAGCGTCTATCAGCTGACCGGCAACCTTTCGGGCGGCAACCAGCAGAAGGTGGTGCTGTCGAAATGGCTGTTCGCCGACCCGGAAGTGCTGATCCTCGACGAACCGACGCGCGGCATCGACGTCGGTGCCAAGTACGAAATCTATACGATCATCGCACGTCTCGCCGCCGAGGGTAAGGCAATCATCGTCATCTCGTCGGAAATGCCGGAGCTGCTCGGCATCAGCGACCGTATCTATGTCATGAACGAAGGGCGTATCGTCGGCGAAATGGCGGCTAGCGACGCCAGCCAGGAAAAAATCATGCGCGCCATCGTTCGCGGAGAAGGAAAAGCATCATGA
- the mmsB gene encoding multiple monosaccharide ABC transporter permease, translating into MSTDSAPSPQSGVAEDVKQGPRIAVSALTTNLREYGLIIALIVIMLFFQYTTSGTLFKPVNLSNLVQQNSFIIVMALGMLLVIVAGYIDLSVGSVAGFIGALAAMMMVIWPLGIFSNPLVVSIVCLIVGALIGAAQGYWIAYHRIPSFIVTLAGMLIFRGICQALLGGGSSVGPLPPDFKALSSGFIPDVIGPLTLIPPTVNAAGKTIVGSGLTLHMTTVVLGVVAVLAYAYFGLRARRKRERHGYEAEPFPLFVIKTLVGSALALFLVFQFASYKGLPVVLMVMGVLISLFVFVTKRMTIGRRIYAMGGNAKAAQLSGINTERLTLLVFINMGVLSALGGLIIAARLGQAVPAAGLGSELDVIAAVFIGGASAMGGVGQVIGAVVGGFIMGVMNNGMSIMGVNVDWQQVVKGLVLLGAVIFDVYNKNKA; encoded by the coding sequence ATGAGCACAGACAGCGCTCCCTCGCCGCAGAGCGGCGTCGCCGAGGACGTCAAGCAGGGTCCGCGCATCGCCGTCTCGGCGCTGACGACGAATTTGCGCGAATACGGTCTGATCATCGCGCTGATCGTCATCATGCTGTTCTTCCAGTACACGACGTCGGGAACGCTGTTCAAACCGGTCAACCTCAGCAACCTGGTGCAGCAGAACTCGTTCATCATCGTGATGGCGCTCGGCATGCTGCTGGTGATCGTCGCCGGCTATATCGATCTCAGCGTCGGATCCGTCGCCGGCTTCATCGGCGCGCTCGCCGCGATGATGATGGTCATCTGGCCGCTCGGCATATTCAGCAATCCGCTGGTGGTCTCGATCGTCTGCCTGATCGTGGGCGCGCTTATCGGCGCGGCGCAAGGCTATTGGATCGCCTATCACAGGATCCCGAGCTTCATCGTGACGCTGGCGGGCATGCTGATCTTCCGCGGCATCTGCCAGGCGCTGCTCGGCGGCGGCTCCTCTGTCGGCCCGCTTCCGCCTGACTTCAAGGCGCTGAGCTCAGGCTTCATCCCGGACGTCATCGGCCCGCTGACGCTGATCCCACCGACGGTGAATGCTGCCGGCAAGACCATCGTCGGCAGCGGCCTTACGCTGCATATGACGACGGTTGTGCTGGGCGTGGTCGCGGTGCTCGCCTATGCCTATTTCGGGCTGAGGGCCCGCCGCAAGCGCGAGCGCCACGGCTACGAGGCCGAGCCCTTCCCGCTGTTCGTCATCAAGACGCTGGTGGGCAGCGCGCTGGCGCTCTTCCTGGTCTTCCAGTTCGCGAGCTACAAAGGCCTGCCGGTCGTGCTTATGGTGATGGGCGTGCTCATCTCGCTGTTCGTCTTCGTCACCAAGCGCATGACCATCGGCCGCCGCATCTATGCCATGGGCGGCAACGCCAAGGCGGCGCAGCTGTCGGGCATCAATACCGAAAGGCTGACGCTGCTCGTCTTCATCAACATGGGCGTGCTGTCGGCGCTCGGCGGCCTGATCATCGCGGCGCGCCTCGGCCAGGCCGTGCCGGCCGCGGGTCTCGGCAGCGAGCTCGACGTGATCGCGGCCGTCTTCATCGGCGGCGCCTCGGCGATGGGCGGCGTCGGACAGGTCATCGGCGCCGTGGTCGGCGGCTTCATCATGGGTGTGATGAACAACGGCATGTCGATCATGGGCGTCAATGTCGACTGGCAGCAGGTGGTCAAGGGCCTGGTGCTGCTCGGCGCCGTCATCTTCGACGTCTACAACAAGAACAAGGCCTGA